A portion of the Juglans microcarpa x Juglans regia isolate MS1-56 chromosome 1D, Jm3101_v1.0, whole genome shotgun sequence genome contains these proteins:
- the LOC121234899 gene encoding polyubiquitin 11-like, which yields MIREKAGASENVQELFFVGNQLKNDRRLVDYGIPQGSTLHLVLQNLVVMRIYVKIPSAQKIIAVDLRTYDTIQNLKSIIQVKEGIQPDRYTLIHNGKVLEDDRILAALNIPNESTIHLIFNTKDVIPIFVRTVTGEILKLEVKVLYTVHDVKAIIESMTGVLVNDLDLIYAGKRVEDSKTLASYDIKEEATLEMFPAMMQIFVKTWNGKTITLDVQKGNTITDVKDKIFHKLRILTDCLNNVSIVFSGKRLDEGQDLASYGVQMHSTLHMVFSPSARINQMKLADIGKPIQNFTTIRILKSMIEKKMKAPVKEIYFQGKALRDDRSLADYRINSDASVEVIF from the coding sequence ATGATACGCGAGAAGGCAGGCGCTTCAGAGAATGTCCAGGAGCTCTTTTTTGTTGGTAATCAGCTCAAGAATGACCGGAGGCTAGTTGATTATGGTATCCCGCAAGGCTCCACTCTCCACCTTGTTCTCCAGAATCTAGTTGTAATGAGAATATATGTTAAAATACCATCAGCTCAGAAAATCATTGCAGTTGATTTAAGGACTTATGATACTATCCAAAACCTCAAATCAATCATTCAAGTGAAGGAGGGGATTCAACCAGATCGGTACACTCTTATCCACAATGGAAAAGTACTTGAGGATGACAGGATCCTAGCTGCACTCAATATTCCTAATGAGTCAACTattcatttgatttttaataCGAAAGATGTCATACCAATTTTTGTCAGAACAGTGACTGGAGAGATTTTGAAACTCGAAGTTAAAGTTTTGTATACAGTCCATGATGTCAAGGCAATAATTGAGAGCATGACAGGTGTCCTGGTGAATGATTTGGATCTGATCTATGCAGGAAAGCGAGTCGAGGATTCCAAGACATTGGCTTCTTATGACATCAAAGAAGAAGCCACCCTAGAGATGTTTCCTGCCATGATGCAAATATTTGTTAAGACATGGAATGGGAAGACCATTACACTAGATGTACAAAAAGGTAATACGATCACAGATGTCAAGGACAAGATTTTTCACAAACTGAGGATTTTAACTGATTGCCTGAACAATGTGAGCATTGTATTCTCTGGAAAAAGGCTTGATGAGGGCCAAGATTTAGCAAGTTATGGTGTCCAGATGCATTCCACTCTCCACATGGTCTTTTCGCCTTCAGCAAGAATCAATCAGATGAAATTAGCTGACATCGGGAAACCAATACAAAACTTTACTACCATTCGCATTTTGAAGAGTATGAtcgagaagaaaatgaaagctCCAGTGAAGGAAATTTACTTTCAGGGAAAAGCTTTGCGGGACGATCGTTCACTCGCAGATTACAGGATTAACAGTGATGCATCGGTAGAGGTTATTTTTTGA
- the LOC121247110 gene encoding polyubiquitin-B-like: MESPTNGSGCFPSSSVDSTEEEISLYLKTINTVSLKVKRYETISNLKSMICEKAGVSENVQELFFVGNQLKNDRRLVDYGIPQGSTLHLVLQNLVAMRIYVKIPSAQKIIAVDLRTYDTIQNIKSIIQAKEGIQPDRYTLIHNGKVLDNDWILAALNIPNESTIHLIFNPKDVIPIFVRTETGEILKLEVKVLHTVHDVKAIIESMTGVLENDFDLIYAEKKRVKGCKTLASYDIKEEANLKMSPAMMQIFVKTWSGKTITLNVQKCDTISDLWRKIVYKLRMCVPLSNMRIVFAGKRFNWGKDLASNGVQMHSTLHVVFLPSARIGQMKLADIGKPVQNFTTIRILKSLMEKKMKAPVKGKGNLLSGNSFARRSFTRRLLD; encoded by the coding sequence ATAAGCTTATACTTGAAGACAATAAATACAGTatctttaaaagttaaaagatatGAGACAATTAGCAATCTCAAATCAATGATATGCGAGAAGGCAGGCGTTTCAGAGAATGTCCAGGAGCTCTTTTTTGTTGGTAATCAGCTCAAGAACGACCGGAGGCTAGTTGATTATGGTATCCCGCAAGGCTCCACTCTCCACCTTGTTCTCCAGAATCTTGTTGCAATGAGAATATATGTTAAAATACCATCAGCTCAGAAAATCATTGCAGTTGATTTAAGGACTTATGATACTATCCAAAACATCAAATCAATCATTCAAGCGAAGGAGGGGATTCAACCAGATCGGTACACTCTTATCCACAATGGAAAAGTACTTGACAATGACTGGATCCTAGCTGCACTCAATATTCCAAATGAATCAACCattcatttgatttttaatccaaaagaTGTCATACCAATTTTTGTCAGAACAGAGACTGGAGAGATTTTGAAACTCGAAGTTAAAGTTTTGCATACAGTCCATGATGTCAAGGCAATAATTGAGAGCATGACTGGTGTCCTGGAGAATGATTTCGATCTGATCTATGCAGAAAAGAAGCGAGTCAAGGGTTGCAAGACATTGGCTTCTTATGACATCAAAGAAGAAGCCAACCTAAAGATGTCTCCTGCCATGATGCAGATATTTGTGAAGACATGGAGTGGAAAGACGATTACTCTTAATGTACAAAAATGTGATACAATATCAGATCTCTGGCGCAAAATTGTTTACAAACTGAGGATGTGTGTTCCCCTGAGCAATATGCGGATTGTATTTGCGGGTAAAAGGTTTAATTGGGGCAAAGATTTAGCAAGTAATGGTGTCCAGATGCATTCCACTCTCCACGTGGTCTTTTTGCCTTCAGCAAGAATCGGGCAGATGAAATTAGCTGACATCGGGAAACCAGTACAAAACTTTACTACCATTCGCATTTTGAAGAGTTTGatggagaagaaaatgaaagctCCAGTGAAGGGAAAAGGGAATTTACTTTCAGGGAACAGCTTTGCAAGACGATCATTCACTCGCAGATTACTGGATTAA
- the LOC121247121 gene encoding CRIB domain-containing protein RIC7-like translates to MQIGYPTDVKHVAHIGWDGPSANTPSWMREFESSREVSSRSLDSFGEDKLSSKDIKKTGAEIEESLLRHAKSAGIGSSTNSLQWSCDAPKHSRRHHSTDVSSDSPKRDSSGSSRHTRRSRNMKLGNDSLTPDLPAVPKQSRRRKSKGSSGGGSSKSQRPKDHNASPDIPFIDMGSGSGSV, encoded by the exons ATGCAAATTGGTTATCCCACTGATGTAAAGCATGTTGCGCACATTGGATGGGACGGCCCCTCTGCCAATACGCCGAGCTGG ATGAGAGAGTTTGAATCTTCAAGGGAAGTTTCATCCAGGTCTTTGGACTCTTTTGGAGAAGATAAATTATCATCCAAAG atataaaaaaaactggCGCTGAAATTGAAGAATCCTTGCTACGACATGCTAAATCAGCCGGAATTGGCTCATCTACTAACTCCCTTCAATGGAGTTGTGATGCACCAAAGCACTCCAGGCGCCACCACTCAACGGATGTGTCATCAGATTCCCCTAAACGAGATTCATCAGGCAGTTCAAGACACACAAGACGGAGCCGAAATATGAAACTTGGAAATGACTCGCTAACACCAGATCTACCTGCTGTCCCCAAACAATCTCGTCGTAGGAAGTCAAAGGGGTCATCTGGTGGTGGTTCATCAAAGTCACAGAGGCCAAAAGACCATAATGCTTCACCCGACATCCCTTTCATAGATATGGGATCCGGATCTGGATCTGTGTAA